Genomic DNA from Streptomyces sp. AM 2-1-1:
GGCACCCCGGGGCGGCCCGGGCGCAGGAAGTAGGCGTGCAGCGAGTGCACCGGCCGGTCCCCGTCGGTGGTCCGGCCCGCCGCGACCAGTGCCTGGCCCGCGACCTGACCGCCGAAGACCCGCTGGAGGGACTCCTCGGGGCTCCGGCCGCGGAAGATGTTGACCTCGATCCGTTCCAGGTCGAGGAGACCGACCAGGAGCTCGGCGGGGTTCGTCATGCGCTTCTTCTCCACTCTCGCGCCCCGGGCGTCGCCGTCGCGGCCGGGCTCACAGCTGACCCACGTCGGTGACGCGCACGACCGCACGGCCTTCTTCGTCGGAAGCCGCGAGATCCACCTCGGCGCGGATGCCCCAGTCGTGGTCACCGTTCGGGTCGGCGAAAGCCTGCCACACCCGCCACACCCCGTGCGCCGGGTCCTCCTCGATCTTCAGCAGTTTGGGTCCGCGCGCGTCGGGACCCGTACCCAGCTCGTCGAAGGCGTCCCAGTAGGCGTCCATCGCCTCGCCCCAGGCGTCCTCGTCCCAGCCGGACTCCGCGTCCAGCTCGCCGAGATCGCGGACCCGGTCCAGCGCGGCCAGCTCGACCCGGCGGAACATCGCGTTGCGCACCAGCACCCGGAAGGCGCGGGCGTTCGCGGTGACCGGCTTGACCTCGTCGGCCTTCTCCTGGGCCTGCTCGGCGGTCTCCACCTCCGGGTTGGCGAGCTGCTCCCACTCGTCCAGCAGACTGGAGTCCACCTGGCGCACCATCTCGCCCAGCCAGGCGATCAGGTCCTGCAGGTCCTCGGACTTGAGGTCGTCCGGGATCGTGTGTTCCAGCGCCTTGTACGCGCTCGCGAGGTACCGCAGCACGATGCCCTCGGTGCGGGCCAGCTCGTAGTTCGAGGTGAACTCCGTGAAGGTCATGGCCCGTTCGTACATGTCGCGGATGACCGACTTCGGCGACACCGGGTGGTCCCCGACCCACGGGTGGCTCTTGCGGTACACGTCGTAGGCGTGCCAGAGCAGCTCGCCCAGCGGCTTCGGGTACGTGACCTCTTGGAGCCGCTCCATGCGCTCCTCGTACTCGACGCCGTCCGCCTTCATCTGCCCGACCGCCTCGCCGCGCGCCTTGTTCTGCTGGGCGGCGAGGATCTGCCGGGGGTCGTCCAGTGTCGACTCGACGACGGAGACCATGTCCAGTGCGTACGACGGCGATTCGGCGTCCAGCAGGTCGAACGCGGCGAGCGCGAACGTCGACAGCGGCTGGTTCAGCGCGAAGTCCTGCTGGAGGTCGACCGTCAGCCGGACGATCCGGCCCTCGGCGTCCGGCTGGGCCAGCTGCTCCACCACGCCGCCGTCGAGCAGCGAACGGTAGATGGCGATGGCCCGCCGGATGTGCCGCAACTGGGCCTTGCGCGGCTCGTGGTTGTCCTCCAGCAGGTGGCGCATCGCGAGGAAGGCGTTGCCGGGGCGGGCGATGACCGACAGCAGCATGGTGTGGGTGACCCGGAACCGCGAGGTGAGCGGCTCCGGATCGGACTGGATCAGCTTGTCGAAGGTCGTCTCCGACCAGGCCACGAAGCCCTCAGGGGCCTTCTTGCGGACGACCTTGCGCTTCTTCTTCGGGTCGTCGCCCGCCTTCTTGACGTTCTTCTCGTTCTCGATGACGTGCTCGGGCGCCTGCGCGACGACGAAACCGGCCGTGTCGAAGCCGGCCCGCCCGGCCCGCCCCGCGATCTGGTGGAACTCCCGCGCCCGCAGCGTCCGCACCCGGGTGCCGTCGTACTTGGTGAGCGCGGTGAACAGCACCGTACGGATGGGGACGTTGACCCCGACGCCGAGC
This window encodes:
- a CDS encoding DEAD/DEAH box helicase, yielding MTLIDQLPPTADPDALYEAFSSWTESQGIVLYPAQEEALIEVVSGANVILSTPTGSGKSLVAAGAHFAALAQDKVTFYTAPIKALVSEKFFDLCKLFGTENVGMLTGDASVNADAPVICCTAEVLASIALRDGKYADIGQVVMDEFHFYAEADRGWAWQIPLLELPQAQFVLMSATLGDVAMFEKDLTRRTGRPTTVVRSATRPVPLSYEYRLTPITETLTELLDTRQSPVYIVHFTQAAAVERAQSLMSINMCSKEEKEKIADLIGNFRFTTKFGQNLSRYVRHGIGVHHAGMLPKYRRLVEKLAQAGLLKVICGTDTLGVGVNVPIRTVLFTALTKYDGTRVRTLRAREFHQIAGRAGRAGFDTAGFVVAQAPEHVIENEKNVKKAGDDPKKKRKVVRKKAPEGFVAWSETTFDKLIQSDPEPLTSRFRVTHTMLLSVIARPGNAFLAMRHLLEDNHEPRKAQLRHIRRAIAIYRSLLDGGVVEQLAQPDAEGRIVRLTVDLQQDFALNQPLSTFALAAFDLLDAESPSYALDMVSVVESTLDDPRQILAAQQNKARGEAVGQMKADGVEYEERMERLQEVTYPKPLGELLWHAYDVYRKSHPWVGDHPVSPKSVIRDMYERAMTFTEFTSNYELARTEGIVLRYLASAYKALEHTIPDDLKSEDLQDLIAWLGEMVRQVDSSLLDEWEQLANPEVETAEQAQEKADEVKPVTANARAFRVLVRNAMFRRVELAALDRVRDLGELDAESGWDEDAWGEAMDAYWDAFDELGTGPDARGPKLLKIEEDPAHGVWRVWQAFADPNGDHDWGIRAEVDLAASDEEGRAVVRVTDVGQL